From the genome of Deinococcus aerolatus:
GCCGTAGTAGGCGTTCAGGTCCCGCACCTGAAGCAGGGGCGGAGGGCTGGAGGGTGGGGCGGCGTTGAGCACGGAGGGATGTGGCGCGGTCATTCGTCCGCCTCGTCGCCCAGGTACGCCTCGATCACGCGGGGATCCTGACGCACCTCGTCGTAGCTGCCGCTGGCCAGCAGCGCGCCGTACTGCAACACCGTGATGCGGTCCGCCAGCTCGGCCACCACGCTCATGTTGTGTTCCACCAGCACCACCGTGCGCCCGCGCGCCACCTGCCGGACCAGGGCCTTGACGCGGGCAATGCCTTCCGAGCCCATGCCGGAGGTGGGTTCGTCCAGCAGCAGCACGCGCGGGTCCTGGGTCAGCGAGATGCCGATTTCCAGCTGCCGCTTCTCGCCGTGGCTCAGGTCTGCGGCCAGCCGCGCGTGCGAGTCGGCCAGTCCCACGTCCGAGAGAATCGCGTCGGCCTGTGGCCCCAGCGTTTCCAGCCGTGAGATCGGCGTCCAGAACTGGCCCGGCAGGCGGCTGCGGGATTGCAGCGCCACCAGCAGGTTTTCCCGCACGGTCATGGTGGGAAACACGCTGCTGATCTGAAACGAGCGCGACAGCCCCCGCCGCACGATCCGGTGGGGGGGCAGGGTGTCGATGCGCTCGCCGAACAGGCGCACCTCACCGGACGTGGGTTTCAGAAAACCCGACAGCAGGTTGAAAAGGGTGGTCTTGCCTGCCCCGTTGGGGCCGATGATGGCGTGAATCTCGCCCTCGTGAATGTCGAGGCTGACGTCGTTGGTGGCGCGGAAGCCCCGGAAATCCTTGACCAGATTCCGGGCCTCAAGGGCCACGCTCGGCCCGTGGCCCACGCTTTTCATGGCCTGCGACAGGGTCTGCGCCGTCACGAGTAACGTCTGGATGCAAAGTCGAGCATCGTCCTCCTTAGTACTGTGCTGATTGTGGTACGCCGCAGAGTGTAGCGCCCCGGCGTCACACCGGCGTTACACCGCCGGGCCTGGACCGACAAGCGCCTGCACGCGGACGCCTGCTCAGGCCGGGCCGGGCCCAGCCTGGTCATCAGGTCTGGGAATCACGGGCGTCTCGTTGCCGGCGACGCGGCCCCGCACGCCCTCCAGCAGCGCGGCGATCCGCACAAAGTCGGCCTTCAGGTCGCCTGTCGGCTGCACGTACCCCACGATGCCAATGCGTTTGCGCGGCCAGTCCAGCGCGGTCACGGCAATCGGCACGTCCGCCTCCAGGGCCATGTAGTAAAAGCCGGTCTTCCAGTAGCCCGCCTGCCCCCGGCTGCCCTCCGGCGCGACAAGCAGCACGATCTCCTGTTCGCGTTCGATCACCGAGACCGCGGCGTCCACGAAATTGCCCCCGGCGCGGCGGCGGTCCAGGGCAATGCCGCCCACCGCCCGCATAAAGATCCCATGCGGAAAGCCGAACAGCTCACGCTTGCCCACCCAGTGCAGCGGAATGCGGGTGGCCCACTTCCAGAACAGTCCCGGCCAGAAATCCAGATTGCTGGTGTGCGGCGCAGCGGCGGTGACGAACTTGACCCCGCCCATCGGCGGCGGCTCCAGCACGGGCGTCCAGCCCGCCAGCCGCAGAAGAAGGAGCGACACGCGCGAACCCAGCGTGTGCGGGCGGCTCTGCCACGTTACAGACACCGGGCGAGTATAGACGCGGCGTCTGCCGGAAGTCTGTCGCGTGGTGCAGCGGGGTGGCCCGGGCTGGCACGGCGCGGCTCCCCGGGGTGACGGTCAGCCGCGCCGGTTCCTGACGCGCACCCGCACCGTCTGGCGCTCCGGTTCCCTTTGCAGGGAGGCAAGCAGCAGCGAGAAAACGATGGCCAGTCCGGCGATGACGGATTCCATACCGCAGTGTGACGAGTGACCTCTGACAGTTGAATTACGGGCGTGCTGCCCGCTCTAGCCCCACCGCATTCAGCCCCGCCGCCGTCAGCGCCGCCCCGAATTGCTCCGCCGTCACGGGCAGCACGCTCAGGCGCGCACCCTTGCGGGTCAGGGGCGAAGTCTCCCACTCGGGCAGGGCGCGGATGGTGTCCAGCGTCAGCACTTCGGGAAAGGCCTGGACGGCTTCCACTTCCACCATGCTCCAGCGCG
Proteins encoded in this window:
- a CDS encoding ABC transporter ATP-binding protein, translating into MKSVGHGPSVALEARNLVKDFRGFRATNDVSLDIHEGEIHAIIGPNGAGKTTLFNLLSGFLKPTSGEVRLFGERIDTLPPHRIVRRGLSRSFQISSVFPTMTVRENLLVALQSRSRLPGQFWTPISRLETLGPQADAILSDVGLADSHARLAADLSHGEKRQLEIGISLTQDPRVLLLDEPTSGMGSEGIARVKALVRQVARGRTVVLVEHNMSVVAELADRITVLQYGALLASGSYDEVRQDPRVIEAYLGDEADE
- a CDS encoding 1-acyl-sn-glycerol-3-phosphate acyltransferase; the protein is MSVTWQSRPHTLGSRVSLLLLRLAGWTPVLEPPPMGGVKFVTAAAPHTSNLDFWPGLFWKWATRIPLHWVGKRELFGFPHGIFMRAVGGIALDRRRAGGNFVDAAVSVIEREQEIVLLVAPEGSRGQAGYWKTGFYYMALEADVPIAVTALDWPRKRIGIVGYVQPTGDLKADFVRIAALLEGVRGRVAGNETPVIPRPDDQAGPGPA